The Mycobacterium sp. EPa45 genomic interval AGTGCCCGCCGAAGCTTGAAGAGCGTTGGCGACTCCGAGGTGGTCACCGAGGTCGACGTTGCCAGCCTCGCCATCGCCGGCTGGTCAATGTCCCACGGCTACGCGACGCTGTTCGCGACCGGAAACTTCGCCGATCGCCCAGCCGGCGATATTTTCCGCGGAGTCGAGCTCCTCGCCTCTCTGCTCGCCAGCGCGTCGCCCGGCTGATAACGACAGGTGCCAGCTCGAGATCCTCAGTCCACTGCGCCAACCGGCTCTGGCCGCAGTGGAGAGAGTTTGATGGCGCACGTCCGACTTGAGACGATTCGCAGGATTCGGAGGGGGCGCTACGACGTCTCGTGATGGCGAGCCTTGGAAAGCTGCTCGATTTCCCAGGCGATCACGTCGCTGAGTCGATACCGGACGTGGCGCCCGAACCGTGCGAACGGCGGACCGGCGCCTTTCGACGCCCACACGGCCGGGGTCTTCACCGGTACGCCGTAGCGGTCGGCAAGCTCCTGGCGAGAAATCCACCTCTCGACCGGCTCCTCCATAGCGACCTCTTTCTGCCTCACAGGAGTGATCCCTGATTCATCGTCGCTCGCGCCCCGGTCTTGAGCGACGTCGAACGCAATCGACATCGGGTGGACGCGAACCCCAAGTCCTGCGCTTGCTGGCACCCAGGCTTCCCCTTAAGCACTCCCGCACCTTCGATCGCCTACACTTGACCACTTCCCACCCGTTCCCATCGCTTCCCGTTGATCTTCAAAGCCATTGAGCGGCACAGCAATTCATCCGAAATCACCTCTAATAACTATGGCACATTTGCACAAGGGTGTGCGAGATTGGCGGTAGCGAACGTTTCGTTCGCCGCCCAGCGGTATTGAGCCCCGGGCGATCTCGGGTTCGAGAGGTGATCGACATGCTGACGATTGCCAAGCTGTCGGCCTGGTCGATCAACTACTACAACGACACCGCCCGAGCCGCTCTTGATGCTCAGACGGCTGGCGGCGGGCTGGGGGAGTACTACTCCGAACACGACACCCGCACACCCGTTTGGCTGTGCGCCGGGGACGCCCGCCGCGCAGCCGAACTCGTCGGATTGTCGGACCTCGATCGAGCGGGGGGAGAGGCAAAAACCGATGTCGTCGAGAGGTGGTTGGTCGGCGGAGAATCGCCCAACGGTGCGGCGGGCCGCGGGTTCCGAAGCGGCAGTGTGCATGGCTTCGATCTGACGTTCTGCGCGCCGAAGTCGGTATCGCTGATCCGCGCAATCCGCGCCGACGATGTGGCGGATAAAGCAATCGCTGACGCCCACGCGGCCGCCCTTTCTGAGGCGATGGAATACCTTGCGACCCATGCCGGATACACCCGCGTGCACAACCCGATCACGGGGGAGAAGGACCTCGTTCGGCTCCCCGGTTTGGTGGCGGTTGCCTACCAGCACGAGACCTCCCGAGCCGGTGATCCACACCTGCACACCCACGTCATCGTCCCCAACCGGCAAGCCCGTGCCGATGGTGCGATGGTGTCGATCGACGGCACCTCGCTGTACCACGAAGCCAAGGCCGCTGGAGTCATCTATCAGGCCACGCTGCGCCGCGAACTGCACCAATCTTTGGGCTACGAATGGCTGCCCGTCGACCCCGCAACGGGCATGGCCGAAGTCGCTGGCATCGACCCGAGCAGCATCGCCGCGTGGTCGCAACGCTCCACCCAACTGCGCGAGTGGGCCGCCGGGAATCTCGTCGTAAACGACGGGGGTGAACTGACAGGAGCGCAGCTCAGTGCGGCTCAAAAGGCCACCCGCCCAAGCAAAGCTGAACAAGTCGCGTGGGCTGAACTACGGGCCGGATGGCGCACCGACGAGCGCGGTCTTGGCATTGATTCGGCGGCGCATCGCCGGGCCCGGCGTGATCGCGTTGCAGCAAGCGGACCGAGGTTCGACCGCCAACGGATTGCCGACGCCGCCGCCACGATCGAGAAGGCCGCATTCACCCGCGCCGACCTCGTCGAAGTCATTGGCGCCCAACTTCCGGTGGACACCGCGCGCTCGCCCCGCCAGCTGGTCGAGGAAGCTGTAGACGAGATCGCGGTGCGACTGACCGCACCACGCGACGCGCATCAGCGGGAGGGCCACGAGCGGTTCACCCTCGATCTGATCCTGGCCGAAGAAGCCGCCGTGCTCGATCTCGTCGACGCCCAAGATTCCCGGTCAATCCTGTGGGGCTTGCGTGACGACGTCGACGGCTTGTCGCCGGATCAACAACGCGCAGTGGTAAATATCGCCATATCACCCTGGTTGGTGCAGCCACTCAGCGCGCCTGCTGGGGCCGGCAAGACGACGTCAATGCGGGCTCTGGTAGCGATGGCTCATCGCCGCCGAAGCGGGCGAGTGATCGTGTTGGCGCCGACCGGCAATGCCGTCGATGTCGCGGTGCGTGAAGGCGCCGGAGACACCGGCTACACCATCGCGAAAGCACTCCACGATATAGACAGTCACACTCTGAGCCTGAAGTATACCGATCTGGTCATCGTCGACGAGGCAGGCATGGTCGGCACCGACGACCTACGACGGCTCCTTACCGCGACCACGCTCGGGGGCGTAAAAGTAGTCCTGGTTGGCGATCAACACCAGCTCGCCCCAGTGAAAGCCCGTGGCGGCATGTTCGCGCAGTTGTGCGCCGACTTGCCGTGGGCCCAGAGGCTATCCGAGGTGTGGCGAATGCACGACCCCGAGGAACGCAACGCATCGCTCGCGTTGCGTGACGGAGGACCGGCCCCGGTGCGCCGAGCGATCGAGTGGTATTGCAAGAACGATCGCCTGCATGCCGGAGATGAGATCGACATGGCCAGTGCTGCTTTGGCAGGCTACCGACGTGACATCGCAGCGGGCAAGGATAGCCTGCTGGTTTGCGACACGACAGAGATGGCCGACGCGCTGAACCACCGCATCCACACCGAGACCATCGACCCGGACGCGCTAGCCGTGACCGCTGCACGCGAACATCAGATCGCTGTCGGTGACCTGATCATCAGCCGCTGCAACGACCCC includes:
- a CDS encoding AlpA family transcriptional regulator — translated: MEEPVERWISRQELADRYGVPVKTPAVWASKGAGPPFARFGRHVRYRLSDVIAWEIEQLSKARHHETS
- the mobF gene encoding MobF family relaxase; translated protein: MLTIAKLSAWSINYYNDTARAALDAQTAGGGLGEYYSEHDTRTPVWLCAGDARRAAELVGLSDLDRAGGEAKTDVVERWLVGGESPNGAAGRGFRSGSVHGFDLTFCAPKSVSLIRAIRADDVADKAIADAHAAALSEAMEYLATHAGYTRVHNPITGEKDLVRLPGLVAVAYQHETSRAGDPHLHTHVIVPNRQARADGAMVSIDGTSLYHEAKAAGVIYQATLRRELHQSLGYEWLPVDPATGMAEVAGIDPSSIAAWSQRSTQLREWAAGNLVVNDGGELTGAQLSAAQKATRPSKAEQVAWAELRAGWRTDERGLGIDSAAHRRARRDRVAASGPRFDRQRIADAAATIEKAAFTRADLVEVIGAQLPVDTARSPRQLVEEAVDEIAVRLTAPRDAHQREGHERFTLDLILAEEAAVLDLVDAQDSRSILWGLRDDVDGLSPDQQRAVVNIAISPWLVQPLSAPAGAGKTTSMRALVAMAHRRRSGRVIVLAPTGNAVDVAVREGAGDTGYTIAKALHDIDSHTLSLKYTDLVIVDEAGMVGTDDLRRLLTATTLGGVKVVLVGDQHQLAPVKARGGMFAQLCADLPWAQRLSEVWRMHDPEERNASLALRDGGPAPVRRAIEWYCKNDRLHAGDEIDMASAALAGYRRDIAAGKDSLLVCDTTEMADALNHRIHTETIDPDALAVTAAREHQIAVGDLIISRCNDPTISVLHATERTQHADPVRNGNRWRVYAIDPDNQRIAARRVSDGARTVFTGDYLREHVTHGYAITVHSAQGATTDTTYAVLSENTTRALLYVAMSRGRQTNTVYLTEQLGGDKQLDHHSQPQLHGAVRGASRHAAQLVRRIVANVGDQARTAHDIAAKAPGDSRDLGHVSALQSRRLRQVTDRKTALQEWQRSRSGDTSEVHREKSQSRQSELNDGVEL